From one Amblyomma americanum isolate KBUSLIRL-KWMA unplaced genomic scaffold, ASM5285725v1 scaffold_22, whole genome shotgun sequence genomic stretch:
- the LOC144111985 gene encoding uncharacterized protein LOC144111985 isoform X2, with the protein MSNIQRVHRSFAVIPFLLLSLFICMHRAFADPNKYFNTSSLCMTGPHYTIFRTIDGAVLTSESENNRDCFIVFQTDSILKRFMLRFEKLALDCNDHLKVFDGSQPIGNHKVDLSCGSTHTDVGTIFTLTNFVTLEYTTDNSSPPENGFKLIITAYKDIQPLGLNCQDFECLNSFCISSNLTCDGVNHCGDNSDETSHASCIG; encoded by the exons ATGTCCAACATCCAGCGAGTCCACAGGTCGTTCGCCGTGATTCCGTTTCTGCTGCTATCGCTGTTCATATGCATGCACCGCGCCTTCGCGGACCCGAACAAGTACT TTAATACCTCGTCGCTGTGCATGACAGGCCCACACTACACTATCTTCAGGACGATTGACGGTGCCGTGCTGACGTCAGAAAGCGAGAACAACCGGGACTGTTTTATCGTCTTCCAGACCGACTCCATCTTAAAGCGGTTCATGCTTCGCTTTGAAAAGCTGGCCTTGGACTGCAACGATCATCTAAAGGTTTTTGATGGCTCCCAACCCATAGGGAATCACAAG GTGGACCTTTCATGTGGGAGCACCCACACGGATGTGGGGACCATCTTCACGCTTACGAACTTTGTAACCCTCGAGTATACCACGGACAACTCAAGTCCACCAGAAAACGGCTTCAAACTAATCATCACTGCCTACAAGGACATCCAACCTCTCG GTCTTAACTGCCAGGACTTTGAGTGTCTCAACAGCTTCTGCATCTCAAGCAACTTGACATGCGATGGCGTCAACCACTGTGGTGACAACAGTGACGAGACAAGCCATGCTTCATGCATAGGTTAA
- the LOC144111985 gene encoding uncharacterized protein LOC144111985 isoform X1 — protein MSNIQRVHRSFAVIPFLLLSLFICMHRAFADPNKYFNTSSLCMTGPHYTIFRTIDGAVLTSESENNRDCFIVFQTDSILKRFMLRFEKLALDCNDHLKVFDGSQPIGNHKVDLSCGSTHTDVGTIFTLTNFVTLEYTTDNSSPPENGFKLIITAYKDIQPLGLNCQDFECLNSFCISSNLTCDGVNHCGDNSDETSHASCIGSTLSSAVTAP, from the exons ATGTCCAACATCCAGCGAGTCCACAGGTCGTTCGCCGTGATTCCGTTTCTGCTGCTATCGCTGTTCATATGCATGCACCGCGCCTTCGCGGACCCGAACAAGTACT TTAATACCTCGTCGCTGTGCATGACAGGCCCACACTACACTATCTTCAGGACGATTGACGGTGCCGTGCTGACGTCAGAAAGCGAGAACAACCGGGACTGTTTTATCGTCTTCCAGACCGACTCCATCTTAAAGCGGTTCATGCTTCGCTTTGAAAAGCTGGCCTTGGACTGCAACGATCATCTAAAGGTTTTTGATGGCTCCCAACCCATAGGGAATCACAAG GTGGACCTTTCATGTGGGAGCACCCACACGGATGTGGGGACCATCTTCACGCTTACGAACTTTGTAACCCTCGAGTATACCACGGACAACTCAAGTCCACCAGAAAACGGCTTCAAACTAATCATCACTGCCTACAAGGACATCCAACCTCTCG GTCTTAACTGCCAGGACTTTGAGTGTCTCAACAGCTTCTGCATCTCAAGCAACTTGACATGCGATGGCGTCAACCACTGTGGTGACAACAGTGACGAGACAAGCCATGCTTCATGCATAG GCTCAACGCTCTCTTCTGCGGTGACCGCTCCTTGA